The Sulfuriferula thiophila genome includes a window with the following:
- the thiS gene encoding sulfur carrier protein ThiS: protein MIELSINGTSKQLQAAHTVAELITELELTGKRIAIECNGEIVPRSLFATTPLHNGDQLEIVVAVGGG, encoded by the coding sequence TTGATTGAACTCTCTATCAATGGCACAAGCAAACAACTGCAAGCAGCCCACACTGTCGCGGAGCTCATCACCGAGCTGGAGCTGACTGGCAAACGCATTGCCATCGAATGCAATGGCGAAATCGTGCCGCGCAGTTTATTTGCAACCACTCCACTCCATAACGGCGACCAACTGGAAATTGTAGTCGCCGTAGGTGGTGGTTAA
- a CDS encoding thiazole synthase — MDKLIIAGKSYDSRLLVGTGKYKDFDETRLAVEASGAEIVTVAIRRTNIGQDANQPSLLDALPPSRYTYLPNTAGCYSAEDAVRTLRLARELLDGHDLVKLEVLGDPKSLYPNVVETIKAAEILIKEGFKVMVYTSDDPIIAKQFEAMGCVAVMPLASLIGSGMGILNPWNLQIIINELQVPVIVDAGVGTASDAAIAMELGCAGVLMNTAIAGAQHPVLMASAMKKAVQAGREAYLAGRMPKKIYTASPSSPTSGVIGS, encoded by the coding sequence ATGGACAAGCTAATTATTGCTGGCAAAAGCTACGACTCACGGTTACTGGTAGGCACCGGAAAATACAAGGATTTTGACGAAACCCGACTCGCGGTAGAAGCCAGCGGCGCAGAGATCGTCACCGTGGCGATACGTCGCACCAATATCGGCCAGGATGCGAACCAGCCGAGCCTGCTCGACGCCCTGCCCCCCAGCCGTTACACCTACCTGCCCAATACCGCAGGCTGCTATAGCGCTGAAGATGCAGTACGCACCTTGCGTCTGGCGCGCGAACTGCTGGATGGACACGACCTAGTGAAACTGGAAGTGCTGGGCGACCCGAAAAGCCTGTACCCCAACGTGGTGGAAACCATCAAGGCCGCCGAAATCCTGATCAAGGAAGGCTTCAAGGTCATGGTCTACACCTCGGACGACCCCATTATCGCCAAACAGTTCGAAGCCATGGGCTGTGTGGCAGTGATGCCACTGGCCTCGCTGATCGGCTCGGGCATGGGCATCCTGAACCCGTGGAATTTGCAGATCATCATCAACGAACTGCAGGTACCAGTGATAGTCGATGCCGGTGTCGGTACCGCCAGCGATGCGGCGATTGCGATGGAACTGGGTTGTGCCGGTGTGTTGATGAATACCGCTATCGCCGGTGCGCAGCATCCGGTGCTGATGGCCAGCGCGATGAAAAAAGCCGTACAGGCCGGTCGCGAAGCTTATCTGGCCGGGCGCATGCCGAAGAAAATCTACACTGCCAGCCCGTCTTCCCCTACCAGCGGCGTGATTGGTTCCTGA
- the trmB gene encoding tRNA (guanosine(46)-N7)-methyltransferase TrmB, which yields MSDSEKPSSEKPSPVGRPIRSFVLRQGRMSIAQQRAHDQLQAVYGIPYAAQPLDLTATFGRSAPKILEIGFGMGDATAAIAAAHPENDYLGIEVHGPGVGSLLNQIEQRGLSNLRIVQHDAVEVLNHMIADNSLAGVHIFFPDPWHKTRHHKRRLIKPEFVALITRKLAAGGYLHCATDWEDYATQILQVLSTQPALANTATDYAPRPEYRPLTKFEQRGIRLGHGVWDIVFKKSE from the coding sequence ATGTCCGATTCTGAAAAACCAAGCTCTGAGAAACCAAGCCCGGTCGGTCGCCCCATACGTAGCTTTGTATTGCGTCAGGGGCGCATGTCAATCGCGCAGCAACGTGCCCACGATCAGTTACAAGCGGTGTACGGTATTCCTTACGCTGCGCAGCCACTGGATTTAACCGCAACCTTTGGCCGCAGCGCGCCGAAGATACTGGAAATCGGTTTCGGCATGGGTGATGCAACTGCCGCCATCGCTGCAGCGCATCCCGAGAATGATTATCTGGGTATCGAAGTACATGGCCCCGGCGTCGGCAGCCTGCTCAACCAGATTGAGCAACGCGGCCTCAGTAATCTGCGCATCGTGCAACATGATGCAGTAGAGGTGCTCAACCACATGATTGCGGATAACAGCCTGGCAGGTGTACATATTTTCTTCCCGGATCCCTGGCATAAAACACGCCACCATAAACGGCGCCTGATCAAACCTGAATTTGTCGCACTGATCACCCGCAAACTTGCAGCAGGTGGGTATCTGCACTGTGCCACTGACTGGGAAGATTACGCCACGCAGATCCTGCAGGTGTTATCCACCCAACCGGCGCTCGCCAATACGGCAACGGATTATGCACCGCGTCCGGAGTACCGGCCCTTAACCAAATTCGAACAGCGCGGCATCCGCCTCGGGCACGGCGTATGGGATATCGTCTTCAAAAAATCCGAATAA